From a region of the Salvelinus fontinalis isolate EN_2023a chromosome 13, ASM2944872v1, whole genome shotgun sequence genome:
- the LOC129869120 gene encoding secreted protein C-like → MPPALQSSVGPSVGSSVGSSVGSSVGFSVGSSVGSSVGSSVGSSVGSSVGSSVGSSVGSSVGSSVGSSVGSSVGSSVGSSVGSSVGSSVGSSVGSSVGSSVCSSVGSSVGSSVGSSVGSSVCSSVGSSVGSSVGSRVGSSVGSSVGSSVGSSVGSSVGSSVGSSVGSSVGSNVGSSVGSSVGSSVGSSVGSSVGLSNPC, encoded by the exons ATGCCCCCAGCCTTG CAGTCCAGTGTGGGCCCCAGTGTGGGCTCCAGTGTGGGCTCTAGTGTGGGCTCCAGTGTGGGCTTTAGTGTGGGCTCTAGTGTGGGCTCCAGTGTGGGCTCCAGTGTGGGCTCCAGTGTGGGATCCAGTGTGGGCTCTAGTGTGGGTTCCAGTGTGGGCTCCAGTGTAGGTTCTAGTGTGGGCTCCAGTGTGGGCTCCAGTGTGGGCTCTAGTGTGGGCTCCAGTGTGGGATCCAGTGTGGGTTCTAGTGTGGGCTCCAGTGTGGGCTCCAGTGTGGGCTCTAGTGTGTGCTCCAGTGTGGGCTCCAGTGTGGGATCCAGTGTGGGCTCCAGTGTGGGCTCTAGTGTGTGCTCCAGTGTGGGCTCTAGTGTGGGATCCAGTGTGGGCTCCAGAGTGGGCTCCAGTGTGGGTTCTAGTGTGGGCTCCAGTGTGGGCTCCAGTGTGGGCTCTAGTGTGGGTTCTAGTGTGGGCTCCAGTGTGGGTTCTAGTGTGGGCTCCAATGTGGGCTCCAGTGTGGGCTCTAGTGTGGGCTCTAGTGTGGGTTCCAGTGTGGGCTCCAGTGTGGGCTTGTCTAACCCATGCTGA